A genome region from Anopheles stephensi strain Indian chromosome 2, UCI_ANSTEP_V1.0, whole genome shotgun sequence includes the following:
- the LOC118502783 gene encoding trophoblast glycoprotein, whose amino-acid sequence MMAELRRIRTLLVPLLIALLATLTVADDCGRDFRGKCSCGFQMYNYRTQYVVNCTNTGFRDTLVLERLPLQTEVVIFNGNFVEELPWNVFGALNDLANLTIVDMSNNHIREIRGKSYHHVPNVRRLILNHNNLSISRYDDEEFNHHHPRVFSNFINLQELHLTNAFADNTSAELSADLHDIFVNSNLTKLVKLHLEQNEIVQFNDKRVFCDLPSLLDLHLGDNLLTELNFNLSCMPRLRFLDLERNRFETVRSRDLSLLDAVQAQPGRTTPLTVDFTYNPFVCDCALYPLFEWLDRTNVTVRNRDGLVCLRNRQVREPIRTLNVGRCRKQVASSGAGGNGATGHTTTLVFVLVCLSCVLLALVGGLLYVSKDKLRGVLTPVVDSVSKKVHYTTIKDEEAPEQYV is encoded by the coding sequence ATGGCGGAACTTCGAAGGATACGCACGCTGCTAGTACCCCTGCTGATTGCCCTGCTCGCCACACTTACCGTCGCAGATGACTGTGGGCGTGATTTCCGGGGCAAATGTAGCTGTGGCTTTCAGATGTACAACTACCGCACGCAGTACGTCGTAAACTGTACCAACACCGGCTTCCGGGACACGCTCGTGCTGGAACGGCTTCCGCTGCAAACAGAGGTCGTCATCTTCAACGGAAACTTTGTCGAAGAGCTACCGTGGAACGTGTTCGGTGCGCTGAACGATCTCGCCAACCTAACCATCGTGGACATGAGCAACAATCACATTCGTGAAATCCGTGGCAAATCGTACCATCACGTGCCGAACGTGCGGCGGCTAATACTGAACCACAACAATCTCAGCATCTCGCGGTACGACGACGAAGAGTttaaccatcatcatccgcgcGTCTTTTCGAACTTTATAAACCTGCAGGAACTGCACCTGACGAATGCGTTCGCCGACAACACGTCGGCCGAGCTGTCGGCCGACCTGCACGACATCTTCGTGAACAGCAATCTTACCAAGCTGGTCAAGCTGCATCTGGAACAGAACGAGATCGTACAGTTTAATGATAAGCGAGTGTTTTGTGATCTACCGTCGCTGCTGGATCTGCATCTTGGGGATAATCTGCTGACCGAGCTTAACTTTAATCTCAGCTGTATGCCCCGGTTACGCTTTCTCGATCTCGAGCGCAATCGGTTCGAAACTGTACGGTCGCGTGATCTGAGTCTGCTCGATGCGGTCCAAGCACAGCCAGGTCGTACCACACCGCTCACCGTCGACTTTACGTACAATCCGTTCGTGTGCGATTGTGCTCTGTATCCACTGTTCGAGTGGCTCGACCGGACGAACGTTACCGTGCGCAATCGAGATGGTTTGGTGTGCTTAAGAAATCGACAGGTCCGTGAACCGATCCGTACGCTGAACGTTGGCCGCTGTCGGAAGCAGGTGGCATCAtctggtgctggtggaaaCGGTGCAACCGGACACACCACGACGCTTGTATTTGTGCTCGTATGCTTGAGCTGTGTGCTGCTGGCGCTCGTCGGTGGACTGCTGTACGTTAGCAAGGATAAGCTGCGGGGCGTGCTGACACCGGTGGTCGATTCCGTGTCGAAGAAGGTACACTACACGACGATCAAGGACGAGGAAGCACCGGAACAGTACGTGTGA